In Paramormyrops kingsleyae isolate MSU_618 chromosome 5, PKINGS_0.4, whole genome shotgun sequence, one DNA window encodes the following:
- the ilf3a gene encoding interleukin enhancer-binding factor 3a isoform X3, protein MGRGCGQKRGDFAKWAQPVPELVLDERLAYEELLYWDSLIQHGRHLHPQDLDRYEELRYWYECVCHEEHLRLYWQRAAGAAQEPEEGDSVPVMSPPFRQRPMRIFLNDDRHVMAKHSAVYPSQEELEAVQNMVSHTERALKAVSDWLDEQEKVGTEDAAAEGPEKDSEAKPPEQVTRTLRGVMRVGLVAKGLLLKGDLDLELVLLCRDKPTVTLLEKVAENLSAELKTIVDDKYDVVPSVSDAAIFVKSAKEPALTLTILLTSPVVREETERQAAGETLTGNDPPDALDRQKCLTALASLRHAKWFQARANGLKSCVIVIRVLRDLCSRVAVWAPLQGWPLELLCEKAIGTGIRPMGAGEALRRVLECLASGILLQDGPGVLDPCEKETSNAIGHLDQQQRENITQSAQYALRLVAFGQLHKVLGMDALPSKILRKPKTDAPVDYTVQIPPSTPYVTTIKRPIEEEEVMDDKNPNKKKKKLQKKYSEDKLEPPQAMNALMRLNQLKPGLQYKLVSQTGPVHVPVFTMAVEVDGKSYEASGPSKRTAKLHVAVKVLQDMGLPTGVEVKTAEPVKTEEGPTGAEADPQAPEPGAADVPPSSGEAGDGGESLKQQGPILTKHGKNPVMELNEKQRGLKYELVSESGGSHDKRFVMEVEINGQKFQGTGSNKKVAKAYAALAALERLFPDAPDAMKKKKLPPMQPNPGFGMLGGAPMDLVGNLRGRGRGGRGRGRGRGFNNAGGYQGGFGSYGYGNGANSGYNYYDNGGASDAEGGSGAMGLPGPSASGDGGGFGAFYPGDTVYSGPPPSAAKPIGNKPPPRGGKQPYAGALGAAGGVSGGYQGTPPSVQGVYNPYSQNFGQNKKNFSQHHGAGGFSGYSTAYPSQVTGGGGSQEYGYEGYGGQSNFGSQGGTSQGYGGGPGSLHGQVGFGRGEPSLGYQYR, encoded by the exons ATGGGCAGAGGTTGCGGTCAGAAAAGGGGTGATTTTGCTAAGTGGGCTCAGCCGGTGCCAGAGCTGGTTTTGGACGAGCGTCTGGCGTACGAGGAGCTCCTTTACTGGGACAGCCTGATACAACACGGCCGGCACCTTCACCCACAGGACCTCGATAG ATACGAGGAGCTGCGCTACTGGTACGAGTGCGTGTGCCACGAGGAGCATCTGCGGCTGTACTGGCAGCGTGCCGCCGGTGCCGCACAGGAACCTGAGGAGGGAGATTCTGTACCTGTTATG TCCCCTCCTTTCCGCCAGAGACCCATGCGAATCTTCCTGAACGACGACCGCCATGTCATGGCGAAGCACTCCGCGGTGTACCCCTcgcaggaggagctggaggccgTGCAGAACATGGTGTCTCACACTGAGCGCGCCCTCAAGGctgtctctgattggctggacgAACAGGAGAAGGTCGGCACGGAGGATGCTGCTGCGGAGGGCCCAGAGAAGGACAG TGAGGCGAAGCCACCTGAACAGGTGACCCGGACCCTGCGCGGGGTGATGAGAGTGGGTCTGGTCGCCAAGGGGCTCCTTCTGAAGGGGGACCTGGACCTGGAGCTGGTGCTACTCTGCAGGGACAAGCCCACCGTCACCTTGCTGGAGAAAGTAGcggagaacctgagtgcagagTTGAAG ACTATTGTAGATGACAAGTATGACGTCGTCCCATCCGTCAGTGATGCCGCGATCTTCGTTAAGAGCGCCAAGGAGCCAGCGCTGACGCTCACCATCCTCCTGACGTCCCCGGTGGTGCGTGAGGAGACTGAGAGGCAGGCCGCTGGAG AAACGCTAACAGGCAACGATCCGCCGGATGCTCTGGACAGGCAGAAATGCCTGACAGCCTTGGCGTCCCTTCGCCACGCCAAGTGGTTCCAG GCTAGGGCCAACGGGCTGAAGTCCTGCGTCATCGTCATCCGCGTCCTCAGGGACCTGTGCAGCCGCGTAGCCGTCTGGGCCCCCCTGCAGGGATGG CCCTTGGAGCTGTTGTGTGAGAAGGCCATCGGGACGGGGATCAGGCCCATGGGGGCGGGGGAGGCTCTGCGCCGGGTGCTCGAGTGCCTGGCCTCTGGAATCCTCTTGCAAG ACGGGCCTGGTGTTTTGGACCCATGTGAAAAGGAGACCAGCAACGCCATTGGCCACCTGGACCAGCAGCAGCGGGAGAACATCACCCAGAGCGCACag tatGCCTTAAGGTTGGTAGCCTTTGGGCAGCTTCACAAAGTCCTGGGGATGGACGCTCTTCCCTCGAAGATACTTAGGAAACCCAAGACTGACGCCCCTGTAGACTACACAG TCCAGATCCCCCCCAGCACACCCTATGTCACCACAATAAAGAGGCCTATTGAAGAAGAGGAGGTCATGGATGACAAGAATCCcaacaagaagaagaagaagcttCAGAAAAAAT ACTCTGAAGATAAGCTGGAGCCACCGCAGGCAATGAACGCCCTGATGCGACTTAACCAGCTGAAGCCAGGCCTGCAATACAAGCTGGTGTCGCAGACGGGCCCCGTCCACGTGCCCGTCTTCACCATGGCCGTGGAGGTCGACGGCAAGAGCTACGAGGCGTCCGGGCCCTCAAAGCGCACGGCCAAGCTGCACGTGGCAGTCAAG GTCCTGCAGGACATGGGGCTGCCCACTGGGGTGGAGGTGAAGACCGCAGAGCCGGTGAAGACCGAGGAAGGGCCCACTGGCGCAGAGGCCGACCCCCAGGCTCCGGAGCCCGGTGCGGCCGACGTGCCGCCCTCTAGTGGCGAGGCAGGGGACGGCGGCGAG AGCTTGAAGCAGCAAGGCCCCATCCTGACCAAGCACGGCAAGAACCCGGTGATGGAGCTGAACGAGAAGCAGCGCGGCCTGAAGTACGAGCTCGTCTCGGAGAGTGGCGGCAGCCACGACAAGCGCTTCGTCATGGAG GTGGAGATCAACGGACAGAAGTTCCAGGGTACCGGCTCCAACAAGAAGGTGGCCAAGGCCTACGCCGCCCTGGCTGCCCTGGAGCGACTTTTCCCCGATGCCCCCGACGccatgaagaagaagaaactaCCTCCAATG CAGCCAAACCCAGGATTCGGCATGTTGGGCGGAGCTCCCATGGATCTGGTGGGCAATCTGAGAGGCCGTGGGAGAGGTGGGCGTGGCAGGGGAAGAGGAAGAGGGTTCAACAATGCAGGTGGCTACCAAG GTGGTTTTGGGTCTTATGGCTACGGAAACGGTGCCAACTCTGGATACA ATTACTACGACAACGGTGGGGCAAGCGATGCAGAAGGGGGCTCTGGAGCAATGGGCTTGCCTGGCCCCTCGGCGAgcggagatgggggggggttcggcgctttCTACCCCGGCGACACCGTCTACTCCGGCCCTCCTCCTTCCGCTGCCAAGCCCATTGGCAACAAGCCCCCCCCGCGGGGGGGTAAACAGCCCTACGCTGGGGCTTTGGGAGCTGCTGGTGGGGTGTCGGGGGGCTACCAGGGCACCCCTCCCTCAGTGCAAGGTGTTTACAATCCATATAGCCAGAACTTTGGACAGAACAAGAAGAACTTCAGCCAGCATCATGGAGCAGGTGGCTTCTCCGGCTACAGCACCGCTTACCCCAGTCAggtgactgggggagggggcagccagGAATACGGCTATGAAG GTTACGGCGGCCAGTCAAACTTCGGCTCACAAGGCGGCACGAGCCAAGGCTACGGCGGAGGCCCGGGGTCCTTGCACGGCCAAGTGGGCTTCGGCAGAGGGGAGCCCAGCCTCGGCTACCAGTACAGATAG
- the ilf3a gene encoding interleukin enhancer-binding factor 3a isoform X2, whose translation MSLVQMVMGRGCGQKRGDFAKWAQPVPELVLDERLAYEELLYWDSLIQHGRHLHPQDLDRYEELRYWYECVCHEEHLRLYWQRAAGAAQEPEEGDSVPVMSPPFRQRPMRIFLNDDRHVMAKHSAVYPSQEELEAVQNMVSHTERALKAVSDWLDEQEKVGTEDAAAEGPEKDSEAKPPEQVTRTLRGVMRVGLVAKGLLLKGDLDLELVLLCRDKPTVTLLEKVAENLSAELKTIVDDKYDVVPSVSDAAIFVKSAKEPALTLTILLTSPVVREETERQAAGETLTGNDPPDALDRQKCLTALASLRHAKWFQARANGLKSCVIVIRVLRDLCSRVAVWAPLQGWPLELLCEKAIGTGIRPMGAGEALRRVLECLASGILLQDGPGVLDPCEKETSNAIGHLDQQQRENITQSAQYALRLVAFGQLHKVLGMDALPSKILRKPKTDAPVDYTVQIPPSTPYVTTIKRPIEEEEVMDDKNPNKKKKKLQKKYSEDKLEPPQAMNALMRLNQLKPGLQYKLVSQTGPVHVPVFTMAVEVDGKSYEASGPSKRTAKLHVAVKVLQDMGLPTGVEVKTAEPVKTEEGPTGAEADPQAPEPGAADVPPSSGEAGDGGESLKQQGPILTKHGKNPVMELNEKQRGLKYELVSESGGSHDKRFVMEVEINGQKFQGTGSNKKVAKAYAALAALERLFPDAPDAMKKKKLPPMPNPGFGMLGGAPMDLVGNLRGRGRGGRGRGRGRGFNNAGGYQGGFGSYGYGNGANSGYNYYDNGGASDAEGGSGAMGLPGPSASGDGGGFGAFYPGDTVYSGPPPSAAKPIGNKPPPRGGKQPYAGALGAAGGVSGGYQGTPPSVQGVYNPYSQNFGQNKKNFSQHHGAGGFSGYSTAYPSQVTGGGGSQEYGYEGYGGQSNFGSQGGTSQGYGGGPGSLHGQVGFGRGEPSLGYQYR comes from the exons ATGTCGCTCGTGCAGATG GTGATGGGCAGAGGTTGCGGTCAGAAAAGGGGTGATTTTGCTAAGTGGGCTCAGCCGGTGCCAGAGCTGGTTTTGGACGAGCGTCTGGCGTACGAGGAGCTCCTTTACTGGGACAGCCTGATACAACACGGCCGGCACCTTCACCCACAGGACCTCGATAG ATACGAGGAGCTGCGCTACTGGTACGAGTGCGTGTGCCACGAGGAGCATCTGCGGCTGTACTGGCAGCGTGCCGCCGGTGCCGCACAGGAACCTGAGGAGGGAGATTCTGTACCTGTTATG TCCCCTCCTTTCCGCCAGAGACCCATGCGAATCTTCCTGAACGACGACCGCCATGTCATGGCGAAGCACTCCGCGGTGTACCCCTcgcaggaggagctggaggccgTGCAGAACATGGTGTCTCACACTGAGCGCGCCCTCAAGGctgtctctgattggctggacgAACAGGAGAAGGTCGGCACGGAGGATGCTGCTGCGGAGGGCCCAGAGAAGGACAG TGAGGCGAAGCCACCTGAACAGGTGACCCGGACCCTGCGCGGGGTGATGAGAGTGGGTCTGGTCGCCAAGGGGCTCCTTCTGAAGGGGGACCTGGACCTGGAGCTGGTGCTACTCTGCAGGGACAAGCCCACCGTCACCTTGCTGGAGAAAGTAGcggagaacctgagtgcagagTTGAAG ACTATTGTAGATGACAAGTATGACGTCGTCCCATCCGTCAGTGATGCCGCGATCTTCGTTAAGAGCGCCAAGGAGCCAGCGCTGACGCTCACCATCCTCCTGACGTCCCCGGTGGTGCGTGAGGAGACTGAGAGGCAGGCCGCTGGAG AAACGCTAACAGGCAACGATCCGCCGGATGCTCTGGACAGGCAGAAATGCCTGACAGCCTTGGCGTCCCTTCGCCACGCCAAGTGGTTCCAG GCTAGGGCCAACGGGCTGAAGTCCTGCGTCATCGTCATCCGCGTCCTCAGGGACCTGTGCAGCCGCGTAGCCGTCTGGGCCCCCCTGCAGGGATGG CCCTTGGAGCTGTTGTGTGAGAAGGCCATCGGGACGGGGATCAGGCCCATGGGGGCGGGGGAGGCTCTGCGCCGGGTGCTCGAGTGCCTGGCCTCTGGAATCCTCTTGCAAG ACGGGCCTGGTGTTTTGGACCCATGTGAAAAGGAGACCAGCAACGCCATTGGCCACCTGGACCAGCAGCAGCGGGAGAACATCACCCAGAGCGCACag tatGCCTTAAGGTTGGTAGCCTTTGGGCAGCTTCACAAAGTCCTGGGGATGGACGCTCTTCCCTCGAAGATACTTAGGAAACCCAAGACTGACGCCCCTGTAGACTACACAG TCCAGATCCCCCCCAGCACACCCTATGTCACCACAATAAAGAGGCCTATTGAAGAAGAGGAGGTCATGGATGACAAGAATCCcaacaagaagaagaagaagcttCAGAAAAAAT ACTCTGAAGATAAGCTGGAGCCACCGCAGGCAATGAACGCCCTGATGCGACTTAACCAGCTGAAGCCAGGCCTGCAATACAAGCTGGTGTCGCAGACGGGCCCCGTCCACGTGCCCGTCTTCACCATGGCCGTGGAGGTCGACGGCAAGAGCTACGAGGCGTCCGGGCCCTCAAAGCGCACGGCCAAGCTGCACGTGGCAGTCAAG GTCCTGCAGGACATGGGGCTGCCCACTGGGGTGGAGGTGAAGACCGCAGAGCCGGTGAAGACCGAGGAAGGGCCCACTGGCGCAGAGGCCGACCCCCAGGCTCCGGAGCCCGGTGCGGCCGACGTGCCGCCCTCTAGTGGCGAGGCAGGGGACGGCGGCGAG AGCTTGAAGCAGCAAGGCCCCATCCTGACCAAGCACGGCAAGAACCCGGTGATGGAGCTGAACGAGAAGCAGCGCGGCCTGAAGTACGAGCTCGTCTCGGAGAGTGGCGGCAGCCACGACAAGCGCTTCGTCATGGAG GTGGAGATCAACGGACAGAAGTTCCAGGGTACCGGCTCCAACAAGAAGGTGGCCAAGGCCTACGCCGCCCTGGCTGCCCTGGAGCGACTTTTCCCCGATGCCCCCGACGccatgaagaagaagaaactaCCTCCAATG CCAAACCCAGGATTCGGCATGTTGGGCGGAGCTCCCATGGATCTGGTGGGCAATCTGAGAGGCCGTGGGAGAGGTGGGCGTGGCAGGGGAAGAGGAAGAGGGTTCAACAATGCAGGTGGCTACCAAG GTGGTTTTGGGTCTTATGGCTACGGAAACGGTGCCAACTCTGGATACA ATTACTACGACAACGGTGGGGCAAGCGATGCAGAAGGGGGCTCTGGAGCAATGGGCTTGCCTGGCCCCTCGGCGAgcggagatgggggggggttcggcgctttCTACCCCGGCGACACCGTCTACTCCGGCCCTCCTCCTTCCGCTGCCAAGCCCATTGGCAACAAGCCCCCCCCGCGGGGGGGTAAACAGCCCTACGCTGGGGCTTTGGGAGCTGCTGGTGGGGTGTCGGGGGGCTACCAGGGCACCCCTCCCTCAGTGCAAGGTGTTTACAATCCATATAGCCAGAACTTTGGACAGAACAAGAAGAACTTCAGCCAGCATCATGGAGCAGGTGGCTTCTCCGGCTACAGCACCGCTTACCCCAGTCAggtgactgggggagggggcagccagGAATACGGCTATGAAG GTTACGGCGGCCAGTCAAACTTCGGCTCACAAGGCGGCACGAGCCAAGGCTACGGCGGAGGCCCGGGGTCCTTGCACGGCCAAGTGGGCTTCGGCAGAGGGGAGCCCAGCCTCGGCTACCAGTACAGATAG
- the ilf3a gene encoding interleukin enhancer-binding factor 3a isoform X4: protein MSPPFRQRPMRIFLNDDRHVMAKHSAVYPSQEELEAVQNMVSHTERALKAVSDWLDEQEKVGTEDAAAEGPEKDSEAKPPEQVTRTLRGVMRVGLVAKGLLLKGDLDLELVLLCRDKPTVTLLEKVAENLSAELKTIVDDKYDVVPSVSDAAIFVKSAKEPALTLTILLTSPVVREETERQAAGETLTGNDPPDALDRQKCLTALASLRHAKWFQARANGLKSCVIVIRVLRDLCSRVAVWAPLQGWPLELLCEKAIGTGIRPMGAGEALRRVLECLASGILLQDGPGVLDPCEKETSNAIGHLDQQQRENITQSAQYALRLVAFGQLHKVLGMDALPSKILRKPKTDAPVDYTVQIPPSTPYVTTIKRPIEEEEVMDDKNPNKKKKKLQKKYSEDKLEPPQAMNALMRLNQLKPGLQYKLVSQTGPVHVPVFTMAVEVDGKSYEASGPSKRTAKLHVAVKVLQDMGLPTGVEVKTAEPVKTEEGPTGAEADPQAPEPGAADVPPSSGEAGDGGESLKQQGPILTKHGKNPVMELNEKQRGLKYELVSESGGSHDKRFVMEVEINGQKFQGTGSNKKVAKAYAALAALERLFPDAPDAMKKKKLPPMQPNPGFGMLGGAPMDLVGNLRGRGRGGRGRGRGRGFNNAGGYQGGFGSYGYGNGANSGYNYYDNGGASDAEGGSGAMGLPGPSASGDGGGFGAFYPGDTVYSGPPPSAAKPIGNKPPPRGGKQPYAGALGAAGGVSGGYQGTPPSVQGVYNPYSQNFGQNKKNFSQHHGAGGFSGYSTAYPSQVTGGGGSQEYGYEGYGGQSNFGSQGGTSQGYGGGPGSLHGQVGFGRGEPSLGYQYR from the exons ATG TCCCCTCCTTTCCGCCAGAGACCCATGCGAATCTTCCTGAACGACGACCGCCATGTCATGGCGAAGCACTCCGCGGTGTACCCCTcgcaggaggagctggaggccgTGCAGAACATGGTGTCTCACACTGAGCGCGCCCTCAAGGctgtctctgattggctggacgAACAGGAGAAGGTCGGCACGGAGGATGCTGCTGCGGAGGGCCCAGAGAAGGACAG TGAGGCGAAGCCACCTGAACAGGTGACCCGGACCCTGCGCGGGGTGATGAGAGTGGGTCTGGTCGCCAAGGGGCTCCTTCTGAAGGGGGACCTGGACCTGGAGCTGGTGCTACTCTGCAGGGACAAGCCCACCGTCACCTTGCTGGAGAAAGTAGcggagaacctgagtgcagagTTGAAG ACTATTGTAGATGACAAGTATGACGTCGTCCCATCCGTCAGTGATGCCGCGATCTTCGTTAAGAGCGCCAAGGAGCCAGCGCTGACGCTCACCATCCTCCTGACGTCCCCGGTGGTGCGTGAGGAGACTGAGAGGCAGGCCGCTGGAG AAACGCTAACAGGCAACGATCCGCCGGATGCTCTGGACAGGCAGAAATGCCTGACAGCCTTGGCGTCCCTTCGCCACGCCAAGTGGTTCCAG GCTAGGGCCAACGGGCTGAAGTCCTGCGTCATCGTCATCCGCGTCCTCAGGGACCTGTGCAGCCGCGTAGCCGTCTGGGCCCCCCTGCAGGGATGG CCCTTGGAGCTGTTGTGTGAGAAGGCCATCGGGACGGGGATCAGGCCCATGGGGGCGGGGGAGGCTCTGCGCCGGGTGCTCGAGTGCCTGGCCTCTGGAATCCTCTTGCAAG ACGGGCCTGGTGTTTTGGACCCATGTGAAAAGGAGACCAGCAACGCCATTGGCCACCTGGACCAGCAGCAGCGGGAGAACATCACCCAGAGCGCACag tatGCCTTAAGGTTGGTAGCCTTTGGGCAGCTTCACAAAGTCCTGGGGATGGACGCTCTTCCCTCGAAGATACTTAGGAAACCCAAGACTGACGCCCCTGTAGACTACACAG TCCAGATCCCCCCCAGCACACCCTATGTCACCACAATAAAGAGGCCTATTGAAGAAGAGGAGGTCATGGATGACAAGAATCCcaacaagaagaagaagaagcttCAGAAAAAAT ACTCTGAAGATAAGCTGGAGCCACCGCAGGCAATGAACGCCCTGATGCGACTTAACCAGCTGAAGCCAGGCCTGCAATACAAGCTGGTGTCGCAGACGGGCCCCGTCCACGTGCCCGTCTTCACCATGGCCGTGGAGGTCGACGGCAAGAGCTACGAGGCGTCCGGGCCCTCAAAGCGCACGGCCAAGCTGCACGTGGCAGTCAAG GTCCTGCAGGACATGGGGCTGCCCACTGGGGTGGAGGTGAAGACCGCAGAGCCGGTGAAGACCGAGGAAGGGCCCACTGGCGCAGAGGCCGACCCCCAGGCTCCGGAGCCCGGTGCGGCCGACGTGCCGCCCTCTAGTGGCGAGGCAGGGGACGGCGGCGAG AGCTTGAAGCAGCAAGGCCCCATCCTGACCAAGCACGGCAAGAACCCGGTGATGGAGCTGAACGAGAAGCAGCGCGGCCTGAAGTACGAGCTCGTCTCGGAGAGTGGCGGCAGCCACGACAAGCGCTTCGTCATGGAG GTGGAGATCAACGGACAGAAGTTCCAGGGTACCGGCTCCAACAAGAAGGTGGCCAAGGCCTACGCCGCCCTGGCTGCCCTGGAGCGACTTTTCCCCGATGCCCCCGACGccatgaagaagaagaaactaCCTCCAATG CAGCCAAACCCAGGATTCGGCATGTTGGGCGGAGCTCCCATGGATCTGGTGGGCAATCTGAGAGGCCGTGGGAGAGGTGGGCGTGGCAGGGGAAGAGGAAGAGGGTTCAACAATGCAGGTGGCTACCAAG GTGGTTTTGGGTCTTATGGCTACGGAAACGGTGCCAACTCTGGATACA ATTACTACGACAACGGTGGGGCAAGCGATGCAGAAGGGGGCTCTGGAGCAATGGGCTTGCCTGGCCCCTCGGCGAgcggagatgggggggggttcggcgctttCTACCCCGGCGACACCGTCTACTCCGGCCCTCCTCCTTCCGCTGCCAAGCCCATTGGCAACAAGCCCCCCCCGCGGGGGGGTAAACAGCCCTACGCTGGGGCTTTGGGAGCTGCTGGTGGGGTGTCGGGGGGCTACCAGGGCACCCCTCCCTCAGTGCAAGGTGTTTACAATCCATATAGCCAGAACTTTGGACAGAACAAGAAGAACTTCAGCCAGCATCATGGAGCAGGTGGCTTCTCCGGCTACAGCACCGCTTACCCCAGTCAggtgactgggggagggggcagccagGAATACGGCTATGAAG GTTACGGCGGCCAGTCAAACTTCGGCTCACAAGGCGGCACGAGCCAAGGCTACGGCGGAGGCCCGGGGTCCTTGCACGGCCAAGTGGGCTTCGGCAGAGGGGAGCCCAGCCTCGGCTACCAGTACAGATAG
- the ilf3a gene encoding interleukin enhancer-binding factor 3a isoform X1, producing MSLVQMVMGRGCGQKRGDFAKWAQPVPELVLDERLAYEELLYWDSLIQHGRHLHPQDLDRYEELRYWYECVCHEEHLRLYWQRAAGAAQEPEEGDSVPVMSPPFRQRPMRIFLNDDRHVMAKHSAVYPSQEELEAVQNMVSHTERALKAVSDWLDEQEKVGTEDAAAEGPEKDSEAKPPEQVTRTLRGVMRVGLVAKGLLLKGDLDLELVLLCRDKPTVTLLEKVAENLSAELKTIVDDKYDVVPSVSDAAIFVKSAKEPALTLTILLTSPVVREETERQAAGETLTGNDPPDALDRQKCLTALASLRHAKWFQARANGLKSCVIVIRVLRDLCSRVAVWAPLQGWPLELLCEKAIGTGIRPMGAGEALRRVLECLASGILLQDGPGVLDPCEKETSNAIGHLDQQQRENITQSAQYALRLVAFGQLHKVLGMDALPSKILRKPKTDAPVDYTVQIPPSTPYVTTIKRPIEEEEVMDDKNPNKKKKKLQKKYSEDKLEPPQAMNALMRLNQLKPGLQYKLVSQTGPVHVPVFTMAVEVDGKSYEASGPSKRTAKLHVAVKVLQDMGLPTGVEVKTAEPVKTEEGPTGAEADPQAPEPGAADVPPSSGEAGDGGESLKQQGPILTKHGKNPVMELNEKQRGLKYELVSESGGSHDKRFVMEVEINGQKFQGTGSNKKVAKAYAALAALERLFPDAPDAMKKKKLPPMQPNPGFGMLGGAPMDLVGNLRGRGRGGRGRGRGRGFNNAGGYQGGFGSYGYGNGANSGYNYYDNGGASDAEGGSGAMGLPGPSASGDGGGFGAFYPGDTVYSGPPPSAAKPIGNKPPPRGGKQPYAGALGAAGGVSGGYQGTPPSVQGVYNPYSQNFGQNKKNFSQHHGAGGFSGYSTAYPSQVTGGGGSQEYGYEGYGGQSNFGSQGGTSQGYGGGPGSLHGQVGFGRGEPSLGYQYR from the exons ATGTCGCTCGTGCAGATG GTGATGGGCAGAGGTTGCGGTCAGAAAAGGGGTGATTTTGCTAAGTGGGCTCAGCCGGTGCCAGAGCTGGTTTTGGACGAGCGTCTGGCGTACGAGGAGCTCCTTTACTGGGACAGCCTGATACAACACGGCCGGCACCTTCACCCACAGGACCTCGATAG ATACGAGGAGCTGCGCTACTGGTACGAGTGCGTGTGCCACGAGGAGCATCTGCGGCTGTACTGGCAGCGTGCCGCCGGTGCCGCACAGGAACCTGAGGAGGGAGATTCTGTACCTGTTATG TCCCCTCCTTTCCGCCAGAGACCCATGCGAATCTTCCTGAACGACGACCGCCATGTCATGGCGAAGCACTCCGCGGTGTACCCCTcgcaggaggagctggaggccgTGCAGAACATGGTGTCTCACACTGAGCGCGCCCTCAAGGctgtctctgattggctggacgAACAGGAGAAGGTCGGCACGGAGGATGCTGCTGCGGAGGGCCCAGAGAAGGACAG TGAGGCGAAGCCACCTGAACAGGTGACCCGGACCCTGCGCGGGGTGATGAGAGTGGGTCTGGTCGCCAAGGGGCTCCTTCTGAAGGGGGACCTGGACCTGGAGCTGGTGCTACTCTGCAGGGACAAGCCCACCGTCACCTTGCTGGAGAAAGTAGcggagaacctgagtgcagagTTGAAG ACTATTGTAGATGACAAGTATGACGTCGTCCCATCCGTCAGTGATGCCGCGATCTTCGTTAAGAGCGCCAAGGAGCCAGCGCTGACGCTCACCATCCTCCTGACGTCCCCGGTGGTGCGTGAGGAGACTGAGAGGCAGGCCGCTGGAG AAACGCTAACAGGCAACGATCCGCCGGATGCTCTGGACAGGCAGAAATGCCTGACAGCCTTGGCGTCCCTTCGCCACGCCAAGTGGTTCCAG GCTAGGGCCAACGGGCTGAAGTCCTGCGTCATCGTCATCCGCGTCCTCAGGGACCTGTGCAGCCGCGTAGCCGTCTGGGCCCCCCTGCAGGGATGG CCCTTGGAGCTGTTGTGTGAGAAGGCCATCGGGACGGGGATCAGGCCCATGGGGGCGGGGGAGGCTCTGCGCCGGGTGCTCGAGTGCCTGGCCTCTGGAATCCTCTTGCAAG ACGGGCCTGGTGTTTTGGACCCATGTGAAAAGGAGACCAGCAACGCCATTGGCCACCTGGACCAGCAGCAGCGGGAGAACATCACCCAGAGCGCACag tatGCCTTAAGGTTGGTAGCCTTTGGGCAGCTTCACAAAGTCCTGGGGATGGACGCTCTTCCCTCGAAGATACTTAGGAAACCCAAGACTGACGCCCCTGTAGACTACACAG TCCAGATCCCCCCCAGCACACCCTATGTCACCACAATAAAGAGGCCTATTGAAGAAGAGGAGGTCATGGATGACAAGAATCCcaacaagaagaagaagaagcttCAGAAAAAAT ACTCTGAAGATAAGCTGGAGCCACCGCAGGCAATGAACGCCCTGATGCGACTTAACCAGCTGAAGCCAGGCCTGCAATACAAGCTGGTGTCGCAGACGGGCCCCGTCCACGTGCCCGTCTTCACCATGGCCGTGGAGGTCGACGGCAAGAGCTACGAGGCGTCCGGGCCCTCAAAGCGCACGGCCAAGCTGCACGTGGCAGTCAAG GTCCTGCAGGACATGGGGCTGCCCACTGGGGTGGAGGTGAAGACCGCAGAGCCGGTGAAGACCGAGGAAGGGCCCACTGGCGCAGAGGCCGACCCCCAGGCTCCGGAGCCCGGTGCGGCCGACGTGCCGCCCTCTAGTGGCGAGGCAGGGGACGGCGGCGAG AGCTTGAAGCAGCAAGGCCCCATCCTGACCAAGCACGGCAAGAACCCGGTGATGGAGCTGAACGAGAAGCAGCGCGGCCTGAAGTACGAGCTCGTCTCGGAGAGTGGCGGCAGCCACGACAAGCGCTTCGTCATGGAG GTGGAGATCAACGGACAGAAGTTCCAGGGTACCGGCTCCAACAAGAAGGTGGCCAAGGCCTACGCCGCCCTGGCTGCCCTGGAGCGACTTTTCCCCGATGCCCCCGACGccatgaagaagaagaaactaCCTCCAATG CAGCCAAACCCAGGATTCGGCATGTTGGGCGGAGCTCCCATGGATCTGGTGGGCAATCTGAGAGGCCGTGGGAGAGGTGGGCGTGGCAGGGGAAGAGGAAGAGGGTTCAACAATGCAGGTGGCTACCAAG GTGGTTTTGGGTCTTATGGCTACGGAAACGGTGCCAACTCTGGATACA ATTACTACGACAACGGTGGGGCAAGCGATGCAGAAGGGGGCTCTGGAGCAATGGGCTTGCCTGGCCCCTCGGCGAgcggagatgggggggggttcggcgctttCTACCCCGGCGACACCGTCTACTCCGGCCCTCCTCCTTCCGCTGCCAAGCCCATTGGCAACAAGCCCCCCCCGCGGGGGGGTAAACAGCCCTACGCTGGGGCTTTGGGAGCTGCTGGTGGGGTGTCGGGGGGCTACCAGGGCACCCCTCCCTCAGTGCAAGGTGTTTACAATCCATATAGCCAGAACTTTGGACAGAACAAGAAGAACTTCAGCCAGCATCATGGAGCAGGTGGCTTCTCCGGCTACAGCACCGCTTACCCCAGTCAggtgactgggggagggggcagccagGAATACGGCTATGAAG GTTACGGCGGCCAGTCAAACTTCGGCTCACAAGGCGGCACGAGCCAAGGCTACGGCGGAGGCCCGGGGTCCTTGCACGGCCAAGTGGGCTTCGGCAGAGGGGAGCCCAGCCTCGGCTACCAGTACAGATAG